Part of the Oceanivirga salmonicida genome, AAATTATATATTTTCCAGCTTCTTCACCAAAATTTCCTATTAATGCAGCATCTTGATCCCATAGTATTGCTTTATCAACACCATCAATTTTTTCAAAAATTAATTCATCTTTTGGTGAAAAATAATCAGATTCTTTTATATCATTCGAAGTTCTAT contains:
- a CDS encoding ABC transporter permease; its protein translation is MLGIIMGIASVVLLSSLGAGFQKKLLSEAQLATSKIIVVDFDQKYRTSNDIKESDYFSPKDELIFEKIDGVDKAILWDQDAALIGNFGEEAGKYII